DNA sequence from the Spodoptera frugiperda isolate SF20-4 chromosome 15, AGI-APGP_CSIRO_Sfru_2.0, whole genome shotgun sequence genome:
tatttctaaagtCTACATAGTGTGACATAGtgctatattttgttttaatgttatccTATTTTGTCTCTAGACTGCAGCAGATACCTACCAGTCCAGTTCAGCGCACTTGTCGACGAGTGCAGTGAGCGTGTGGAGATGGTCCAGCATGACGGCCGTGAGCCGCATCATGATGCGCGTCTCGTGCGCCACTATCTCGGGGTACGTGTCGCCTATCAGCACGTCCAGCTCTGCGGAACATACGTACCAGGTCCAAGTTCAAGTTTAAgcggttttgtttcaataaaaccCCATACAGATCCGTAAAAGTAAATGCTTGGTACAATTATAGGATTTAGAAGTTGGCGATGCTGATGGAGGAATTGAAATACGAACCTTCACATCCCTTACTTTTGTAATGAATGTAGTCGTTGTTTTGGAACTGAAAATaagtattgaaaaattaataaaaacgttagCTACAATTTCACCAACAAAGCACAATCAATCACTTCACGAATAAATACAAAAGGTGAAGTGCCTAGCAACAAGAGACCATCTCTTCTTACCATGAACTTCATATCAGGCAGTTCTTTATCCTCAGCAGTCAGGTTGTCGTCCCATACCTTGACGCCGAGCAAGTACCCGAGGTGCGGCATGTACAGCATGCTGCACTCCTGTATGTACGGGGGCAGGCGCTCCATCTCCACCTTCGCGGTCTCCGACATTAGGCCGTGGAGGCTCGCCATTGTCTGTTTCTCTGAAGATAAGCAGTTTAAGAAGGGGAATAAGTTGGTGGAAGGAATGTAGGACTATGTGTAGGGAATGGGTAGGGATCTTTGGACCTTAGCCTAAATGGGCTCATTTCTGTCATAGAGCCCCTCTCTAGAGAAAGTCCTATCTGATACTGGCCACCCTGGTACACTGGTACTGGTTCTTGATAACATGTGTATATTTTCTCGTAGTAATCTCTGGGGCTAGAGTTGAAGCAAAAGTTTGTTTCTAACAACAaaacgacaaaaatatttactcatGTCCAATTCGGGGTCCACTCCAGGCTTGACGGTAAACTTTCCTTCTGTTTTGGACAAATCGAAGTCTATGATCCTGTTCATGTATAAAGCCATCTGCaaacattatttaatgttaGACAGTTAACCTGTTATTATACTTGAATAGTCCTTTAACATTATTCTTAAAGTTAGGTACCTCATATAGTTTGGAGTTGTCGAAGCATGCCAGTTGTTCTAAGAACTTGCTAACTTTGCCAGCACTCTCGCACATCTCACAGATTAGAACCGCGTTGTATAGTGTCttgtaaagaaattaaaatgttgtcaatgtatttttttaggacTAGGATCCATAATTTCTATTATAAGGTGTAACTTACATTGTATAAAGATTTCCACTGGTAAGGTTTTGCGGACAGTGCCTTGATTTTAGTCAAAATTCCctgaaatattataaacgttAAAGTTTACAAAGATGGTGATATATCTTTGTACTTAATTATCTTTAGTGTGAACGTACATGCACATTCTTGATGTACCGCAAGGAGGAGCAGATGTTCCTCATGAGCGCGTCGCTCTGCGGCTTCATGAAGTATGCTATCAGCTCCTGCCGCATCTCCAGCGTCGCCAAGTCAGACGTCGGGTGTTGTAGGAGTACTCTGGAGTAGTCGCGAGAGAAAAGTAGGGAGAGGAAAGTAGTATCGAATCGTATagaaaaatacaacataaatagtctataataaaatttataatagtagcttctaccagcggctttgcccgcgtcaTATTACTCAAGTCTGCTCAtgccctatctgtataccaaattttatcaaaatccgttcagtactttcagtgtgattgacggacaaacatccaaacaaacaaactttcatatttataatattagcatgaTGTCTACCTCATCCGCCTCTGTCCTAGTTTGGACGCGCAGCGGCTGAACAGCTGGTAGAGGCTGAGTCCCTCCCTGCTGGAGCCGCGCACTCCTCGCTTGAAGGCGCTCGGGTGGGCCACGGCACTGAACACCTGCAGCCCGCGGTACGTGTCCTCGTCTACTGTTACTATGTCTGCACTGAATCACCGTATTCCAATGATTAAAAAATGGTAGAGTAATATGTTTACTTGTGCATCACTATATCGCAGCATCATGAACGTATTCACAGTGTACATAGAGAGCAgaccttttttaaagggggaaaatcatccaatgccttctcccgaactgggcgaggcgagatggagtgtcactcttactgactaaaaacaccccgttctttctcctgtttttcgtgttggagcaccggtaaaccctctaggtagtccgcagctccgagagAGCAGACCTAAAGTACTGGTTAACTTAATTGGAACTTCGTAATCGAACGTTTAAGTTAGTTAGTAACTTACAGTGAAATGATCCTTAAACTTAGAAATTGCGGTTTTCCATGCAGATCCATGCTCAACTTAGCCCAGTTTAGGTCCAAGTATCTGAGTAAGGCCCCTAATGCGTGTACGCTCTGTGTTTGAGAGTAGTCTATGACGGTCCGAAGGTATAGGGACCTTTCGTCGTCAGAGCAGTTCGCTGGCTCAGTGGGCAGGGACAGTGAGGAGATACGTCGCTTGCATGCTTCGAAATCTAGAAATGAAGGTAATAATTTGGAACGGCTTGCTCATATTGttgctgaaataaaataaactgttaGGCTGTCTCTACTCTACTGGATGTGCCTAATTGTGTCACTGATTAAGTGTTCGTAAATTACCTGaatgctcgactagtttcgagctcGATCGGAGCCCTTAATCATAAGCTCAGGTGTAGAAATGAAACGTGACTAACTCTACGGTGTGTTAGCCGTAATTATACACAGAAGACACGTAATCTTCTACAGTTtaaaatagtacctaattaCAACAACACTCACTATACTCCTGAGAAGACAAGAACACGAGTTTGCATCGTCCCTCATCATTAGCGTCGCTGTCAAACACGGTCTTCTTGACAGTCTGCACGAAGGCACCCTGGTTCTTCCCATCCAGTAAGATACAGACCGGTTCCACTTGACGATACAGGCTCAAGAACATCAGGTATTCTGGTGGACGGTCTACTATCTCTTCTAGGATAAATAGCTGACCAGATGGACAAAATCTTTATCTTAATGTTGGTATTTTTGGTTAGGTatcattattgtattaaattatgttgATGATAATTTGATAGTAACTCAAAATTGTATATATGTTTACTTACAAGTATCAAGATTTGTATAAAagcaatttatattaaaatcataataatattatgccaGTTCTTAACGTTAAGTATTGGATTATCGTGGAATGGTCGTTTTTAACCATCTTTTACTTACCTCGCCCGTTTGCAGGGTGCAGTAGGCCGCACCCAGCTTGCCTGACCGACAATACGCCACCAACACCCTCTGCGGTAGTAATAAAGAGGTGACCTATTTGATATTTGGAGTAATTTGAAGTATGAACTATTCTTTCCTATTCATATAGTATAAGTGAgttatgaatataatatattggGGTTGAAATTAAGCTACATCAAAGTGTGTGtaagttataattagaaaatagttatttagttaTGTCATTTTTAGAAAACCTTACATAGAGCTGCGGTATTTGATTTACAAAACATCATAGGAATGACGTTGAGCCTCGAGATATAGACAGAGACTCTCAAATTAGCATTAATTTACCTCATTTCTCTAATATGgaatgaaattcaaaaatgagtACTAAGTAGGTACTACCGTGAACTTAAAGCGTCGTGGGAAACCGAAACTAAAGCCACAGATTATGTACAAAACACTAATTTAGGTCCCATTTTAAACACTAACTACAAGTTTAAAGCTTACAGACACTCACGAGCCGCACCCAACCTGGTTCTCAAATATCAGTAGCTACGTGTAAACCTGGCTAATTAATTAGAGTCCTGCTGACACGGCCTGCGGTAATTAATCGGGATTTGTTTGGTAACATGACACGAGGGCATTGAATAGCGTGTTGGCTTTACTTTACATTAGCAACATGGGGGCAAACTGTAACGgtattttgtttacttgttCTGATATAAGTAACTATGAACCAacgtatctttttttatttatcttttttatatttgatgggtcgacgtttggctgcttCTGCCTGTTGGTAAGTggtgatgcggcctacgatggagcacgtctgcccataagcaacctattcactcgggtctTGAAGACACctaagttatacccatcaggaaacatcATCGACACCAATTTACAAAGGGAGATCAGCGTGTTTGCTACTGTCAAACTAAATGAAATTTTAacgactccggcaaagaatttaTTGTCCTACATGTATctaatagattttaattaattgaaatgtgtATGTTATTAGGACTGTTGGTCTTGGTTTGTACCTATCTATGCTACTTTTTCTAGTAATTTTAGATTGCGATTACCTCTTCCGTGTCAGATTCCTCACTAGTTTCTTGTTGCCCAGTTGTTGTTTGATCTTCATTTCTAAAACGaattaatatttcatcaatatttttatttatttacatatcttctaaagtattgtagtataactgccgtattcagaggtATTTAGTGGTTACCCAGTCCAGTCcgttccttagcaattgttttcgatacaaaatcgttaataaggaattgtttaagtaaccattataaATTTAATGTCTGTGAGTACGGCATTAAGTATGTTAGTGATATTTACCAACCTCCGACAACTTGCAATAACAAAATGGTTTTCTGATTGGttattcaaattatttgtaCTGCTACTGCTCGTCTGTCGTAACACAGGGTCTGAAGTCCTGTCTGACGAATTTTCGtccatttcttattttaatttgaaattcacGTTCGTTTGTTGTGtgtacctattttaatttttcccgCTATTTGGTgcagtcgtttttttttttattttatgtttatttcatgattatttttcttttttcaaaagcTTTTGTCTCTTACCAGCcaatctttttatttatattaaaaaaatatttatttattctgttagTTATTCTATGTTCAATATTGACATTTTCTTGTTATTGTGAGTTCCTTTAGTTATTTCCTCACAAAAACTTATCGAAGAATTAAGGATTGAGGCCCATTAGTAATCGTActaaaacactaaaatattcGTTGATAGTTCACTCATGAAATATTCAGTAGTTACATAGAAGTAAGTAATTGAAATATAGCGTGATGTTGAACATTCGACATTCACGCTTGTTATGACGTTATGCGGTCAATCGCCTGCTTTGTTGGGGTTTACGGTAATCAGTAGGTCCTAATCATACCTAGTTAcaacattgtaaaaaataatgtataaaataatttcattttcgGCAGTACTAAGGTAATAACTAAGTAGGAGCGTGCAATTAGGCTGAATGTATTCGTGCTTTTGCCAGACactagttaaatatttttgtcgatgCTGACCATAGacgaaaaatattgttttgaaaaaaaaaagaacagagTGCAGGttgtaaaacgttttatttgaaaCATTCACACACAGCATTATTACAATAAgtagatattaattacattattttaatattttataatttttaaaccatatttttaattaaagtttttatctagtccttatttaattacaatatactTTGACAAGTAGAAATTTTAGTGCAAAAACGAGtaggttttatatatttttttcttaaacaataataaattcccTACAAGGCACTTATGGCGAATATTTCATgttttctattttcatttaaaacatagGTTTCCTTACATTATTAAGTACACTGAATACGATTAGGacgatatatttaattttattaataatatttagttaaaaagtTTATCTTACCATTTATGACTAGGTTATACAATGGACATTTAGCAAAGAcgttactttaaatatttaattacaactatGGCACAGTACATCACGCCTTATAATTTACACTATCATTAAGAGTATTGGTCAATTCTTCCTCCGTTATGAAGACTCTTTCGCTTGAAGAAATGGAAGTTAATGGGCCAAGAATGTCCTTGAGTGGCGACCATGGATCGGAAGACGTAGGGAGGCTCCCCTCTAGGTGGACTGACGACATTGTCAGTGTCGCAAGAATTCAGTAGGTAAATGTttataggccacggtaaccacttaccaccaggtgggCTGTGTGATTTTGCCATCGTCGTGGTAtaagaaaaaatgttaatgGTTAGTTGTTCACCAAGGGAGGCCTTTACTCAGTAGTGGACATCTTccagttgatgatgatgatgaagattcTCTATTTCCATTCTTAAATGATTAGTAGATCCTTTTCCTCGGGAGCATCCTTCCTAAAGTTGACCCTGATGTGCCTGCAGACGTGTCCCACGGCGTCTGCAGCCGGCACCACAATGGCTGCCATGCAGGACTGCACCATCGTGCGCAGTGATGCGAAGTAGATCTTCACGCAGCGGAGACACGGCGCTGTGCACCAGATTTGCTGTAAATGAAAAGGAATGTGATGTTTCGCCAGCCAGGAATGTACATGAAAATTATGATTACACTACGAGCTTCATTGTCAATTTATTGTTATCGAAAACAACAATTCTTTACCCGAACCAGTAGGGCTACTCGAATTCGGTTTTCGAATGCGAAGTTTAGTTTAATCTTCggtcgtaggttttattgatttactaatgaaattacttaaaataacgatttatttttatttcgaaattcaACAACAGGGTTAGACTGTAAGCAAGTTTTAAAGTAAAGGAATCTGACTACTGCAGCTCCTTGTTCCTTCCCAGTTTAAGAAACACTGCCTCATTAATCATTaggtctttgactgccaatagaaaactgttgaaggcaaatcctccgctaacatcggtcaccggtgaccaccacggcgttcaatgtgtttgGCATAATAATCTTACCTCAAAAGCGAGGCAAGCGAACCCGCAGCCGAGCAGCAGTGCGCAGGGCGGCGCCAGTATGACGGCCAGCACGGTGTAGCACCAGTTGCGCGCGTGGCGGAAGCACGCGTGGCTCAGCCTCCACGCGCACTCCGGGCTCCGGGCGCCCTCCGGCTCGCCGATTATGTCGTCCCATACTATCTGTTGGGGATGGTTTTAAAGCTCATttagaaaaaatctaaatataacattattaaacgGTTTAAAATAGCCTGCTCGCTAACTATTTACCAACAATATTTCTATATAGCTGCGTCTAGTTCTGTCCAATCTTAGGGACTTTTATTGCCTTACAAGTCATGGAAAGGacctttaattaaattatcttcaaatggTTTTACAACATTAATCTGCTGTCAATGGTCTTATTTAATAGGTCGCCCGCCTCTTCCCCTGTTCAAAATTTCATCCCGGTCCCTTCAGCAATTTGACGTGATTGTTTAAcaagcatttataatattagtaagattcacttatatgtatgtagttctaattaaaaaaaaatatattttaaaatagaactcctatttatatttaattttaagattatttcaattaattacaaaataaatgtaacaaaccTACAATGTACTTGAACGTTATTTTACGTCGTCCTTGCGTTGTTTTTACGTCTAATCCTTAGAATGTACGTTGTTATTGTAAACTTGTAATACCGTAATGGCCATACAATGGAGTGGGCCGTGAATAAGCCAATCACTTGGTAAATCAATAACATATGGAATTGTACGACTGTCCATTGTGGGCGAGACATTGGTTTGACATAGTTTTGTATTACTTGAGCTGTAAGCCAGTGTGTCAATGTCACGGTCTTAGGGAACTTTGGTTTTTCAATAACACAAGGTTGGTACGAGAATATGAGTTAATAGTTATGTCTTTtcacttatattattaaaaagaaagtaaacaaTGTTAGTCTGACAGTTCGGCCAGTATAGTGGAAAGCGAGTCGTTGACTATCTTTCGTTGTATATAATATAGGATTTAGAAGTTCTAAACggaattagttttaattttgaaaagctATTAAGCTCATATTATTTATGCTCTATTCTGGATggatacaatgtacacccacttttcactatttatgttataagtcccatgtaatagggggtgagcctattgccatatactgggcacagtcCAGCATtcgaacttgcgaccactcgaccaacgaggcagtctttctGCTCtagaaattatttactaaaactgCCAAAATCGTTTAAATAAACACTACCAATAATCTCGACAGCCTTAACTCAACTTAGCACTTAAAACCTAAATATAATTTCGCCAATTTACCTTGTAAAGGTGAAAAGTAAGCAATTAATGAAGAACAATTAAACAGTACGGGAGCGAGTGACCCCTTAGTGAAGTAACTCAGTGCTCCAGTCACGCGACGTCTCGAGTTCTTTGTCCGGCTGACTACACTACACTTTTAATTAAAGCTTTCTGTAGAATTAGCATATTTGATAACATTTCTACTTGAGTAAAAATGGTGTTGAGAATGGTTTGGCCATAAATTTGTGACACGAAAGGAATGGTATAACAGTGTTTTATGAAGTTGCTTACGTTATTGCGAACTGAGGTCTGTTCAAGGTCAAGTTTAGGTTCGAAGGAATTAATGTCTGACTGGACTGATATCATACAATCaggttaattaataaatgaggtagggttttttttgaggtggaaaaatcattcaatttttCTTCCGGCTTTCGTGAGGCGAGTAGAAGTGTCAGAAtattactgacttaaaaccaccctgtttctactcctactttccgagccggagccccggtaaacccgctaggtagtccgcagctagaGTGAGGTAGAGttaggtttataataaaacaacggGACGTTTGAAACTGTCTACGACATTTCGTAGCCGCCGTAGCCGAACTCGTAGCCGCGTagcattaaaaacttaaatacttattcaacaaattaatacatttttacaatttgtaTAGCAATTATAGACCCTGTCGGGGTTTCGATAGTGTTGGATTCCTCTACTTAATTGaattatagaaaattataatctaataatGTTGCCGTGATATTTTTCCCACTTAGAACCATTTCCTTGGTCATTAGAGCCCTTAACATTATCTactactacttttattttattctgttcgAAGTCTCGTCAAGGTACTTCGAAACAAATAAGTAATGTTTACTCGTACAGTAATGAGTTTATTTTTCGATTGACAATGATATATTACGGTCGACAGCGACGTAATACTAGGTTTGTAGTTCAGGCTGATTGGATGATAACTTTGTTTACTTTGTACCTGAGTTTACTATAATAActacaaaaactattttctaAGCACAATTCATTTGGAAATTCGGGTTTGGAAtatttttgatgggggaaaatgaCTGAATgacttgggtaaggcgagacggagtgtcagactcttactgactaaaaccacccgttccttctgcttttcgagccggagccccagaaacccgataggcagtccgcagctccggataccttTGCAGGAGTAGCCAAAAAGTAAATAGCGCCACCTACTACCATAtttgtatactttttaatttccatCACATTTTTGCTTCTGGTCATGCAACCACACCGGTTTATGGTGAGGGATGTTATATGTGAAAACAgcttaacattttattgttttctttatctGACGTCATCGTTCTAGTGCGAAATTAACATAAAGTCGTTATAGTTCAAGGTCCGGCGAATACCTACATAATGAAAGGTTTTCCAAGCTTAAAGGTGTATttccataaatataaaaacccCATGTAGAGTGGTTTCTAGCAGTTACTTCACCGTTATTATAATACGTCATAGAATTTTAACAACCCCGTGTTAGTGCTTCAAATGCTAATGTACATCCGGTGCTATTTACGTAGCTAtgtatttaattctattttaaaagttttactaCATATTCATGCGGGACAATTACTGTGGTGTAGGGAAATGGATTTTCTGAAAATTGTCCATTGTGGTGCATTGTATACTTAGGAACTTTATTAATTGTGAAATGGACGAggtagtatatggcaataggcgcaccccctattacatgggacttataatacaaatagtgaaaagtgggtgtatattgtatagtggcattacgtaccgtaatgtgcacctctgcctacccctttggggataaaaggtgtgagaGGTTGCATATGGACGAGGTAGATTGAAAAtcgatacatttaaaaacaaacaaacaatgacCTTTTTGATAAATCACACCTCTGCAGCTGCTTATTAACTATCAAGGTAACAAACAAACCTGCACGTGTTGGTTCAAGCTGTTAGGGTCCCTGTCCTCCAGCACTTCTCGTACGGTCTCCGGTTTCGCCGTCATCACGGTGCCGGTTTCACGGGTTTGTCGTACAAAGACCGGTTCCTCGGGCACGGGAGTCGGTATCAGCACCGGCGGAGCTGACACCGGCTCTGGTATCTCCGGCAGCAGTTTGGCGCGGTGGTCGCAAGCTATGCACTGTCTTGATGTGGTCCGCGTTAGTTTCGGGACGGCTGCACCGCCGGACCCGAGCGGAACGTCCTCAAAGGCCACGGTAAAGGATAGTGTGTTATCTCCTTTAGAATTCTCcgaaaagaaataattaaaatcgacTCTCTACTTTCGTCAATGTTCACTGTTTAAAGTTTTTCGGCCGACTAATAAAAAGT
Encoded proteins:
- the LOC118271007 gene encoding mutS protein homolog 5-like, with translation MDENSSDRTSDPVLRQTSSSSTNNLNNQSENHFVIASCRRNEDQTTTGQQETSEESDTEERVLVAYCRSGKLGAAYCTLQTGELFILEEIVDRPPEYLMFLSLYRQVEPVCILLDGKNQGAFVQTVKKTVFDSDANDEGRCKLVFLSSQEYNFEACKRRISSLSLPTEPANCSDDERSLYLRTVIDYSQTQSVHALGALLRYLDLNWAKLSMDLHGKPQFLSLRIISLADIVTVDEDTYRGLQVFSAVAHPSAFKRGVRGSSREGLSLYQLFSRCASKLGQRRMRVLLQHPTSDLATLEMRQELIAYFMKPQSDALMRNICSSLRYIKNVHGILTKIKALSAKPYQWKSLYNTLYNAVLICEMCESAGKVSKFLEQLACFDNSKLYEMALYMNRIIDFDLSKTEGKFTVKPGVDPELDMKKQTMASLHGLMSETAKVEMERLPPYIQECSMLYMPHLGYLLGVKVWDDNLTAEDKELPDMKFMFQNNDYIHYKSKGCEELDVLIGDTYPEIVAHETRIMMRLTAVMLDHLHTLTALVDKCAELDCLIAISKVSKEFNYVRPTLSAEKVISIKAGRHPLYMLTCDSFVPNDVESSVHAGCVKILTGPNSSGKSVYMKQIGLIVYLAHVGSFVPAESAAVGVLRHIHTRIHTTECVAAHMSAFLIDLRQMALALQESTSNSLLIVDEFGKGTSATDGLALLAACLNTLLFRGDQCPHVLLATHYLQIKEYIVDTPIVRYLRFEYVIQDGEPVFLFRVCEGGATSSFALQVAAAAGLGPATVARAKLVMDSVMSNSLPPENKQITSKQNMCIEKVKNKLLTDI
- the LOC118276056 gene encoding caveolin-3-like, producing the protein MTAKPETVREVLEDRDPNSLNQHVQIVWDDIIGEPEGARSPECAWRLSHACFRHARNWCYTVLAVILAPPCALLLGCGFACLAFEQIWCTAPCLRCVKIYFASLRTMVQSCMAAIVVPAADAVGHVCRHIRVNFRKDAPEEKDLLII